The genomic stretch GGTTCAAAATCGCAATGCGGGATTTAGCAATTCGTGGTGCGGGTAACTTATTAGGAGCTGAACAGCATGGACATATAGCCGCTGTCGGCTTTGAAATGTACAATCATCTGTTAACAGAGGCGATTGAAGATTTAAAGAAGCAGCATGACGGTGGTGAACATGAAGAGCAGGAAGAAAAGGTAGAACCTCTATTGGAAATGAATTTGAACGCATACATCCCAAGTACGTATATAGAAGACTCGATGCAAAAAGTCGAATTCTACAAAAAGCTTGCACGTGTAAAGGAATTAGAGCAGTCTTTTGAGATAGAAGAAGAGATGATCGACAGATTCGGCCATGTTCCAGAAGAAGTTGAATTATTATTAGCTGTTACAAGAATTAAGAGTTATTGTTACAAATATCGCATCACTCATATTGAACAATTAGGAAATGAAATACATCTAAAGCTACATCCAAGTGAAAATCTAAGAATTGATGGACAGCAGTTATTTGAAAGAGCTTCTCGCTTTGACAGAATTCAGTTGAAGGCAGGTCAATATATCACAGTAGTAGTCGATGTGAAGAAGTTGAAAGATAAAGAGGTAGTTGAAATCTTAGAGAAATGGTTGTATAGTTATGATGGTGTCCAAGTGGGACACAAGCAGCAAGAAAAGAAACAGCAAAGTCAAAAACAAAGAAAAGAAGAGGTGGGCTAATTGAATAATAGAAAGAGAATCCTATTCATAGGCTTAATTGTAATCCTAGCAATTACTTTAGCCGTGGGTTGTGGGAAAAAGACGACATCATTTACAAAAGATCCAAAAGCAACGGAAGGTATGACGTATGAGCAATTTAAGGCTCAATACGATATGGATAAAGTAGTTGCTACGGTCGATGACCAAACAGTTACGTATGGTGAATTATTTCAGCAAATTGAGTTAGAAGAATTATTGTCACCAGGCATTAAAGATTTCATCGTGAAAGACGATACAGGTGTAATCGACGAATTTGCTAAAGATATGGTTGTAAGAAAGCGTGTGTACCAAGATGCGGTAGCTGCTGGTGCGAAAGCGGATGAAGATGAGCTAGAAGCACAGGTATTTGAGTTTACTCATACGAATGAAGATATTACAGGTGAACAGAAACAACAATTAACAGAGTTTGCACGTTTTTACATGACAATTACAGCGTACTTTAACAACATGGTAACAGAGCAAGATAAGAGAGCATATTACGAAGAAAGAGAACATGAATATATTAAGGCATCTGTTAGACATATATTAATTGGCTTTGAAGGACGTACAGAAGCTGAAGCTAAGACATTAGCTGATCAGCTGACACAACGTATTCGTCAAGGTGAAGATATGGCTGCTTTAGCAACAGAATTCACGGAAGACCCAGGTAGTAAAGAAACTGGTGGTTTATATGAGAATCAACCAGTTGGTTCATGGGTAGACGAATTCCGTCAAGCAGCAATTGATTTTGAGATTAATGTAGTGGGCGAGCCAGTAAAAACTGAATACGGTTATCATGTAATGCGCGTAGAAGACCGCAAGAAATATGAGTTTGCGGAAGTGGAAGCAATGCTAACTGACATTTTAGCTCAAGAGAAGTTTAAAGAAGTGGAAGGTCAATTTTATGACCGTGTGGAATTAACAAAATAAATTCAGAACAACAAACAAGAATAATGTAACTAAAGAAGGTCGTACTCTGCTATGGAGATACGATCTTTTTCTTTTTTCACCTGCATCATAAGGACAGGTATATGGAAAAAATTATGTTTATAGGTAAAATGAATAAAACATTTTTGGTGAAGTATACTAAACCTGACAAAAGTTCATAAAAAGTTGTAGTGTATAGATGTTGTTAATACATAGAAATAATCATTCTAGAAAGAGAGGCATAACAGCATGAAAGCAACAGGAATTGTAAGAAGAATTGACGACTTAGGTAGAGTGGTAATTCCAAAAGAAATCAGAAGAACATTACGTATCCGTGAAGGGGATCCTCTGGAAATTTTTGTTGACCGTGATGGCGGTGTGATACTGAAAAAATATTCTCCTATTGGCGAGTTAGGGGACTTTGCAAAGGAATATGTGGAAGCTTTATTCGAAAGTACGGGTCATATTGCTTTAATTAGTGACCGTGACCATGTTATAGCAGTTGCTGGAGCCGCTAAAAAAGATTACATGGACAAAGAAATTGGCGAGATTATTGAAAGCGCTATGGACCAAAGAAAATTAGGTAAAGAATCAGCGGCCAAGGAAGTTGAATTACTTAAGAATTACCAAGAAACATACACGTCTTACGTAATAGCACCAATTATTTCTGGGGGAGATCCAATTGGAACCTTGGTACTAGCTAGTCAAAAGGAAACAAGCAAAATGGGTGATTTAGAGGTAAAACTTGTAGAAACAGGCGCAGCATTTTTAGCGAAGCAAATGGAAAACTAGACGGCCAATTGGTCGTCTTTTTGCTATAGTGAGATTCAGCAATGATAACTTGCAAGCTCACCCTTCGAATGTGCTATAATGTTTTCTGTAATGTGCGTTATGTTGAGGGGAGTCTATCGCTTGAATCAAAAATCATTCGTTAAAGGTGCGGTGATATTAGGAGTTGCTGCATTAATATCAAAAACCATGGGTGGAATTTACCGCATCCCATACCAAAATATTGTAGGAAATGAAGGGTTAGCCCTTTATAACCTAGTGTATCCGATGTATACGACGCTGCTTGTTGTAAGTACTGCTGGATTTCCAATTGCAGTATCAAAATTCGTATCGGAACGACTTGCTATCGGTGATATCAGAGGGGCGGAAAGGGTTTTCCGTATTTCTTTCTTCTTAATGATGATTACAGGATTACTGAGTTTTTCGTTATTATTCTATGGCGCAGAAACGTTAGCCAATCTGACTGGTGATCCCGGTGCGGCTCTATCGATTAAAAGTGTCTCGTTAGCCCTTTTATTAGTTCCTATTATAGCGGTAATACGAGGGTATTTCCAAGGTTGGCAAGAGATGATGCCTACAGCAGTGTCCCAGGTCTTTGAACAGCTTATACGAGTCATTACCATAATTGTTCTTGCATACATGCTGATACAGGTATCTGTAGAATATGCAGCAGCTGGAGCTGTATTTGGCGCATTTACGGGCGCTGTACTGTCAGTGCTGATTCTGGGGTATTATTATATCCGTCACCGGAAAGTCGTTACATACCATTTGCAGAGGCAAACAAAATCGTTTGCCCAAGAGCCTTTCGGGGAATTGCTACGCAAGCTTACCTATTATGCACTTCCTATATGCTTTGGCACCCTTGTGCTGCCCTTATTTAATCTAGCGGATAGCTATACAGTCATCAATGTACTTCAGAACTCTGGCATGGAAAGTCTAGATGCGCGATACATGTTTGGTGTATATTCTAAGGCGTTACCGCTCGTGCAAATTTCGGCCTTATTTGCTACCTCATTGTCGCTAGCCTTAATACCATCGATTTCAGAGGCAAAGTCACTACAACAAGAACACATTATTAAACGAAGAACGTCCTTTGCTCTACGGTTAACGGTGATTGTTGGATTGCCGGCAGCTTTTGGCCTAGCAGTCCTTGCAAAGCCCTTGAACTTAGCGTTATTCAATGAAGTGATCGGGTCTGATGTCATCATGGTATTATCCTTTGCGACGATATTTAGCACATTGGAGATTACTTCATCAGGAA from Desulfuribacillus stibiiarsenatis encodes the following:
- a CDS encoding peptidylprolyl isomerase; translated protein: MNNRKRILFIGLIVILAITLAVGCGKKTTSFTKDPKATEGMTYEQFKAQYDMDKVVATVDDQTVTYGELFQQIELEELLSPGIKDFIVKDDTGVIDEFAKDMVVRKRVYQDAVAAGAKADEDELEAQVFEFTHTNEDITGEQKQQLTEFARFYMTITAYFNNMVTEQDKRAYYEEREHEYIKASVRHILIGFEGRTEAEAKTLADQLTQRIRQGEDMAALATEFTEDPGSKETGGLYENQPVGSWVDEFRQAAIDFEINVVGEPVKTEYGYHVMRVEDRKKYEFAEVEAMLTDILAQEKFKEVEGQFYDRVELTK
- the spoVT gene encoding stage V sporulation protein T, giving the protein MKATGIVRRIDDLGRVVIPKEIRRTLRIREGDPLEIFVDRDGGVILKKYSPIGELGDFAKEYVEALFESTGHIALISDRDHVIAVAGAAKKDYMDKEIGEIIESAMDQRKLGKESAAKEVELLKNYQETYTSYVIAPIISGGDPIGTLVLASQKETSKMGDLEVKLVETGAAFLAKQMEN
- a CDS encoding putative polysaccharide biosynthesis protein produces the protein MNQKSFVKGAVILGVAALISKTMGGIYRIPYQNIVGNEGLALYNLVYPMYTTLLVVSTAGFPIAVSKFVSERLAIGDIRGAERVFRISFFLMMITGLLSFSLLFYGAETLANLTGDPGAALSIKSVSLALLLVPIIAVIRGYFQGWQEMMPTAVSQVFEQLIRVITIIVLAYMLIQVSVEYAAAGAVFGAFTGAVLSVLILGYYYIRHRKVVTYHLQRQTKSFAQEPFGELLRKLTYYALPICFGTLVLPLFNLADSYTVINVLQNSGMESLDARYMFGVYSKALPLVQISALFATSLSLALIPSISEAKSLQQEHIIKRRTSFALRLTVIVGLPAAFGLAVLAKPLNLALFNEVIGSDVIMVLSFATIFSTLEITSSGILQGIGESKLPAKNLFVGFIFKVALNLLLISYIGIMGAAIATIVAYFIALYLNLRDLRIHAKTEYRWMELAVKPLTAALIMTFFVAAVVYGMTPWMESYFSLRIAHLIVSVIGILVGLIAYGIAIIVTKTLSFEEIETVPKIGPAILRLTSRLPFLKR